In the Sedimentisphaera cyanobacteriorum genome, TTCAGCTCTCCGTTATCTTCATACCATCTTTCAATACTTGCATCTGCTGTTTCTGCAGCTTTTTGAAGATAGCTCTCTTTTTCCGTGATTTTATAGAGCTGGATATAGCATCTTACAGGCATAGCTGAGTTGTAAGACCATTTACGTCTGCCTATCCTGCCATCTTCTGTTATATGGTCGAAATAAAGGCCGTCTTCATCTTTCAGAGTTGTATCAAGCCACTGCATAAGCTCTTTGGCTTCATTAAAATATTTGTCCTGCTTGGTAATTTGGTAAAATTTTAGGCAGGAAAATGCAGTTGGAGCAACTGAGCAGGTGTTTTTAGATTTTTTATCATCTTCAGGCCAGTTTTCTCTCCAGAAAACACCGCCATTCTGCTTATCAACCCCGCTGAGACTGTAGTCGATTGTTTTTTTAGCTTTTTTTAGATATTTTTTGTTTCCCGAAGCCTCATATGCATCAATAAAAGCCATTGCAATCCATGCATTGTCGTCGTAATAACGGTCAACGTCAGTGTTTTTATGCACTGGAAGGCAGTTGTATCCGCCTATTCCATCTGAAACAATAAAATATTCATCAATGATTTTGAGCTGTTCATCAAATTCTTTTTTGAAGGAATCGTCAAGCTTTAATGCCTGAGCTTTTGCAAGCAGTAGTATTGCATTCCCCCAAGCAAAAGAAACTTCCTCACGAGAGCTGTCCTCGTAGTAGCCGAGGCCCTGTTCGAATTTAAGATCCTTATCAATTTGATTAAGCGTCTCAAAGCCCCATTTTTTGAAAGGAAGCTCAGAGGCATAAATGCTTGAGGTGAAGAACATCAAACACAAAATCAGAAAGCATTTTAGTCGATTTGTAAACATATAATTTTTCACAGAATTAATTTTAAAAATATGCAGACCGCGATAAAGATTTCTTTTATTTCAATCCTTACACAGCCTGCATATTAAAATAGTGTTTTAATTTTCAGAAATAGTCATCTTTTAATCCTGCTCGATAATCTGCGCAAGTCCTGCGTCGATATACTGCCCGCCAGTATTCTGGCGGCAATGAATAGCGATAGTGTTTCGGCCTTTTTTCAAGGTCTTCATGGCATCATCTTTGATTTTATAATGCCCGGGTGAGCTGGTGTATCCATAGAGCTTGGCTGCAAGTTTCCCGTTGATATAAACGGTTGCATCTTCATCGTGGTGAATCATAAGCTCGAGTGAGTCTGGTACATCATCAAGATGGAACTTTCTTGTAATCCAGATGTTCGGGCTCTGCCAAACTGTATTAACTTCTGCTGAAGGAGTTCCGCTTGTACCGAAACCGGCCGCGCCGCGGCTCCATCCTGCGTCAACGGGATTGAACGATGGCTTGTACCAGTTATCATTAGAAGGCTTGTCGAATGTGTAGTACCACATCTTCGGCTCATCGTAAGACATAGCAACCACAGGCTCAATTTTCGGAGGCTTTGGCAATGGAGCCCACTGCCCTTTCACAGAACCTGCGTTCTTAACCCATTTATTCCATACCTTCTCGTTGTCCATCAGTTTAATAAACACCCCGCCTACAACAGGACGTGCCTGAAAACCTCTCTGCTCTGCGTTGTGAGTCCAGTACCAGTCGGTCATAGGTACTCTGTCCGGAGTTTCGCTGATGAACTTTCTCACAGGGGCGATAAGGTCTTTGAAGTCTTTCTTGCTGCCTGTAATTGATGCTGTCCAGAAGATCCAGTCGAGCTTGGTGTATTTGCTGCGGTTATCCAGAGGAAGGCCGTATTCATTCT is a window encoding:
- a CDS encoding glycoside hydrolase family 76 protein, with the translated sequence MFTNRLKCFLILCLMFFTSSIYASELPFKKWGFETLNQIDKDLKFEQGLGYYEDSSREEVSFAWGNAILLLAKAQALKLDDSFKKEFDEQLKIIDEYFIVSDGIGGYNCLPVHKNTDVDRYYDDNAWIAMAFIDAYEASGNKKYLKKAKKTIDYSLSGVDKQNGGVFWRENWPEDDKKSKNTCSVAPTAFSCLKFYQITKQDKYFNEAKELMQWLDTTLKDEDGLYFDHITEDGRIGRRKWSYNSAMPVRCYIQLYKITEKESYLQKAAETADASIERWYEDNGELKCKAMFGFTLVEAWFELSEVTGNPKWKNKAFDVMRNVHENVMGPKGRYSNDWDDHNRRPVTSWQLLYPAAAARGYFSAAEYQNIQQEN